In a genomic window of Helianthus annuus cultivar XRQ/B chromosome 10, HanXRQr2.0-SUNRISE, whole genome shotgun sequence:
- the LOC110882559 gene encoding uncharacterized protein LOC110882559, whose product MGVQVLSYSDRWKWSADPAGMFSVKSVKRLLKEEEEVQGSSFILSWCKWVPAKVNIHAWRMEMDKVPTAEALTKRNIGITASLCPMCNSEEETVDHVFNTCIIAANVWNGVSVWCKIPNIFAFYLKDLLSILKTLTYRRRKRTRFKELF is encoded by the coding sequence ATGGGAGTTCAGGTTTTGTCTTATTCGGACCGATGGAAGTGGAGTGCAGACCCAGCTGGTATGTTTTCTGTTAAATCTGTtaaaagattgttgaaagagGAGGAGGAGGTTCAAGGTAGTTCTTTCATTTTGAGTTGGTGTAAATGGGTCCCCGCTAAGGTTAACATTCACGCGTGGAGGATGGAGATGGATAAAGTCCCTACCGCCGAAGCCTTAACAAAGAGAAATATTGGTATCACCGCCTCCTTATGCCCGATGTGTAATTCGGAAGAAGAAACGGTCGATCATGTGTTTAATACGTGCATTATTGCCGCGAACGTTTGGAACGGTGTTAGTGTTTGGTGTAAGATACCAAACATTTTCGCCTTTTATCTCAAAGACCTCCTTTCTATTTTAAAGACCTTGACGTATCGGAGAAGAAAAAGGACGCGGTTCAAGGAATTATTTTGA